The Coriobacteriia bacterium genome includes a window with the following:
- a CDS encoding nitroreductase family protein, producing MEFYDAVASRRAVREFEPDQVDRAALERVVAAAASAPSSQNEQPWRFYVTTGTTREALGQVISQTTSYLDEYIDVLGAEGYDRAVRWYSSMGGAPVLIAVACPDSASEFQAANRLVSVGAAIDSLLLAATAEGLGACPITFSYWVRDEAADLLGIPEGDSVVSVIAIGTPAQNLPPRVGKRSDVAVWCD from the coding sequence ATGGAGTTCTACGATGCCGTGGCGTCACGAAGAGCTGTGCGGGAGTTCGAGCCCGATCAGGTAGATCGCGCGGCACTGGAACGAGTTGTCGCAGCCGCAGCAAGTGCGCCCTCTAGCCAGAACGAGCAGCCGTGGAGGTTCTACGTCACCACCGGTACCACTCGTGAGGCGCTCGGGCAGGTCATTTCGCAGACCACTTCATATCTGGATGAGTACATCGACGTGCTTGGGGCGGAAGGATACGACCGCGCGGTGCGCTGGTACTCGTCCATGGGAGGCGCGCCGGTGCTGATAGCAGTGGCATGCCCCGATTCCGCGAGCGAGTTTCAGGCGGCGAATCGCCTTGTGTCCGTGGGTGCTGCGATCGACAGCCTCCTTCTTGCCGCCACCGCCGAAGGGCTCGGTGCGTGCCCGATCACATTCTCGTACTGGGTGCGTGACGAGGCGGCGGACCTCCTCGGGATTCCCGAAGGCGACTCGGTCGTCAGTGTGATTGCGATCGGGACACCGGCCCAGAACCTTCCGCCGCGGGTAGGTAAGCGATCCGACGTCGCGGTTTGGTGCGACTGA
- a CDS encoding HAD-IA family hydrolase translates to MPLKAICFDVGNTLLYPYPSVPHVVREVLIEEGHCHDVGAIDALMPLVDAYYEDRYRSDDTFWTNEAETSDVWIGMYSLLCRRLGIEDDAERIAARVYDEFGCASRWRAYDDVAPAMERLVSRGVQVGIISNWDRRLAGLLDGLGLGGYLSTVISSAAVGLHKPNPRIFELACERLGVSPNDAAHVGDHHYADVVGASAVGMSAVLIDRHDGPREYDGLFLRTLDDLERVLDMEV, encoded by the coding sequence ATGCCGCTTAAGGCCATCTGTTTCGATGTTGGGAATACCCTGCTGTATCCGTACCCGAGTGTCCCTCACGTTGTACGCGAAGTCCTCATTGAAGAGGGGCATTGTCATGATGTCGGCGCGATCGACGCGTTGATGCCCCTGGTCGATGCGTACTACGAGGATCGATATCGTAGTGACGACACGTTCTGGACGAACGAGGCCGAGACCTCAGATGTGTGGATTGGGATGTACTCGCTGCTCTGTCGGCGTCTCGGCATCGAAGACGACGCCGAGCGGATTGCAGCGCGTGTGTACGACGAGTTCGGGTGTGCCTCTCGGTGGCGCGCGTACGACGACGTGGCACCGGCCATGGAGCGGCTCGTCTCCCGGGGAGTGCAGGTAGGCATCATCTCGAACTGGGACCGGCGGCTGGCGGGGCTCTTGGATGGGCTTGGTCTGGGTGGCTATCTTTCGACGGTGATCTCATCGGCCGCCGTGGGACTCCATAAGCCTAATCCGAGGATATTCGAGCTGGCGTGCGAGCGGTTAGGGGTCAGTCCGAACGACGCGGCCCACGTTGGCGATCATCACTACGCCGATGTTGTCGGGGCTTCTGCCGTTGGGATGTCGGCGGTTCTGATAGACCGACACGACGGGCCGCGTGAGTATGACGGGCTGTTCTTGCGAACGCTGGATGATCTCGAGCGCGTCTTGGACATGGAGGTATGA
- a CDS encoding SpoIIE family protein phosphatase yields the protein MGARARASRGLAARIVRVTLLIGSITLITAAVVAVVNTSRLASGSMNADSQASMQLVEDTLLARVAAAGVTMSQVAQSAVADDRPGALQSSLRSAMSSETGVVSTIAVLDERAAPIAAVPSTASATSPAATVVADAALAGVSGAIHHDASSGTGSLWLVQTVLARDGHSRIILVELDTTFLGDLVRSGSNRIRTLYLLQGSRVLAAGSDAPIDFAQARIVQSDTGAGRLVASDEAGRVYSGLYDEIEGITGVEWQVVAISPRFAASAGAATTLWPTMLVLALGGCASLAFAWYAARRVVAPLRALESAALTAATGAYVEPIEALGDDETGRVAKAFNAVALRLNALHDLSKLLASSSQLDQVLDGILTAMGHMLGPGSSVVYLLDEGGRWLVPVRARGADIALAPAIDSSSDMWLAASLNDAGPSLFVSRGRRLSDEVPGIVRHESAAIVAPLVAGRITMGVVVILSESDFEVTDAELEMVRTFSAQAAIAVHNSRLFAFESESRRVAEGLRTVAEQLVRPGGFVDALTDVELSVAELFGAVRAVFAIVDRPALGIPYAADRDLEGEVLGFSLRLLARADGQSPIVVRIGDDGAADAEMERLSAHELIVVPIALESEHGAVLVIALGEKRANRRDLELADTVANEIALAFDNAYFYEQALTRANSLETVFHISQAVGSSLQVKVVLNRVLDVVQKILTADAVALQTYDSRTRLITTEMARGRVSASVMDRAFAAGDDIVGYVFESGEPVALRDLHSGMEGVAGDAVANGLHSLVAVPLLARGRSIGVLTVYSTEPDAFTDDDVSLLQTFAAQAALAIDTARMYSREHEVASVLQRSIVPGALPEFPGIESASLYEPAGGDAEIGGDYYDLFPAPDESIWLAIADVCGKGVGAATKTSMIKYAVRSFVAAGLPAASVMTQVNKMVSEGGGPADIVTLWLGRVDLGSHTLTWASGGHPPGMIRRDDGSIVLLGATGPLLGAVAEVTYTEDLVEFGVGDSVLLYTDGVTEARTGNTFFGEQRVREALADGGSPGDIVDRLQAAVRHFAQNRLRDDVAVLAIRVLGIDDELESQR from the coding sequence ATGGGGGCACGTGCTCGCGCGTCGCGTGGACTTGCAGCTCGCATCGTCCGCGTGACCCTCCTGATAGGCAGCATCACTCTCATCACGGCCGCTGTGGTTGCCGTTGTGAATACCTCACGGTTGGCCTCGGGCAGTATGAACGCTGACAGCCAGGCCTCGATGCAACTCGTCGAGGACACTCTGTTGGCCCGAGTTGCTGCAGCCGGCGTCACGATGTCACAGGTTGCGCAATCCGCGGTCGCAGACGACCGGCCGGGCGCACTCCAGTCGTCGCTGCGCAGTGCGATGAGCTCGGAGACGGGGGTCGTGTCGACCATCGCGGTGCTCGACGAACGTGCAGCCCCGATTGCAGCTGTCCCCTCGACCGCGTCAGCTACGTCGCCCGCGGCAACTGTCGTAGCGGATGCAGCTCTTGCGGGCGTCTCGGGCGCCATCCATCACGATGCTTCGTCCGGAACCGGCTCGCTATGGCTTGTGCAGACGGTTCTGGCTCGGGATGGGCACTCCCGCATCATCCTCGTTGAACTCGATACGACGTTTCTGGGTGACCTCGTCAGGTCTGGCTCCAATCGGATTCGGACGCTCTATCTGCTCCAAGGTAGCCGTGTATTGGCGGCCGGCTCGGATGCGCCTATCGATTTCGCGCAAGCTCGGATAGTGCAGAGTGATACCGGGGCGGGGCGTTTGGTCGCCTCCGATGAAGCCGGCCGCGTCTACTCGGGGTTGTACGATGAGATTGAGGGGATTACCGGAGTCGAGTGGCAGGTTGTCGCGATTTCGCCACGCTTCGCCGCGTCCGCAGGGGCCGCCACGACGCTGTGGCCCACCATGCTCGTTCTGGCCCTGGGTGGTTGCGCATCGCTCGCATTCGCCTGGTATGCAGCCCGGCGGGTCGTCGCTCCGCTGCGCGCGCTTGAGTCTGCAGCTTTGACCGCTGCGACCGGTGCGTATGTGGAGCCGATTGAGGCACTCGGCGACGACGAGACGGGGCGCGTGGCAAAGGCCTTCAACGCCGTCGCGCTCCGCCTCAACGCATTGCACGACCTGTCCAAGCTTCTCGCTAGTTCGTCACAGCTCGACCAGGTGCTCGACGGGATCCTCACGGCAATGGGGCACATGCTTGGTCCTGGTTCGTCGGTCGTGTACCTGCTCGATGAGGGCGGACGGTGGCTCGTGCCCGTTCGTGCCCGCGGTGCCGACATCGCGTTGGCGCCGGCGATCGATTCGTCAAGCGATATGTGGCTTGCGGCGTCTCTCAACGATGCAGGCCCCTCGCTGTTCGTCAGCCGAGGCAGGCGATTGTCCGATGAAGTGCCGGGAATCGTTCGTCACGAATCCGCCGCCATCGTCGCACCCCTGGTTGCGGGACGCATAACCATGGGTGTTGTCGTGATACTGAGTGAGTCCGATTTCGAGGTTACGGATGCTGAGCTGGAGATGGTCAGAACCTTCTCAGCACAGGCGGCGATCGCGGTACACAACTCGCGTCTCTTCGCATTCGAGTCGGAGTCACGGCGCGTTGCCGAGGGTCTGCGAACGGTGGCCGAGCAGCTCGTCCGCCCGGGCGGGTTTGTCGACGCTCTCACCGATGTGGAGCTCTCCGTCGCCGAGCTCTTCGGCGCGGTGCGGGCCGTCTTCGCGATTGTCGACCGCCCCGCGCTCGGGATTCCTTACGCCGCTGACCGTGACCTGGAGGGCGAGGTACTCGGCTTCTCATTGCGGCTGTTGGCTCGCGCCGACGGCCAGAGTCCGATAGTGGTGCGTATTGGAGACGATGGTGCTGCGGATGCGGAGATGGAGCGGCTTTCGGCCCACGAGCTGATCGTCGTTCCGATAGCCCTTGAGTCCGAACATGGAGCCGTCTTGGTCATCGCACTTGGCGAGAAGCGCGCGAATCGGCGGGATCTGGAACTCGCGGACACGGTGGCTAACGAGATCGCGCTTGCGTTCGACAACGCGTACTTCTACGAGCAGGCTCTGACGCGTGCGAACAGTCTGGAGACGGTGTTCCATATCAGCCAAGCCGTGGGTTCGTCGCTTCAGGTGAAGGTGGTGCTCAACCGCGTTCTTGACGTCGTCCAGAAGATCCTTACCGCAGACGCGGTAGCTCTCCAAACGTACGACTCGCGCACTCGTTTGATCACCACCGAGATGGCCAGGGGCCGGGTTTCGGCGTCGGTGATGGATCGCGCGTTCGCTGCCGGGGACGACATCGTTGGCTACGTCTTCGAGTCAGGCGAGCCCGTCGCCCTGCGAGACCTTCACTCAGGGATGGAGGGTGTTGCAGGCGATGCTGTGGCCAACGGACTCCACTCACTGGTTGCGGTGCCGCTGCTCGCTCGCGGACGCTCGATCGGCGTGCTCACGGTGTACTCGACTGAGCCGGATGCTTTCACAGACGATGACGTGAGCTTGCTGCAGACCTTTGCGGCCCAAGCCGCCTTGGCCATCGACACCGCCCGAATGTACAGCCGCGAGCACGAGGTGGCTTCGGTCCTCCAGCGGTCGATCGTGCCCGGCGCGCTGCCGGAGTTCCCGGGGATCGAATCGGCGAGCCTCTACGAGCCGGCTGGGGGTGACGCCGAGATCGGCGGAGACTACTACGACCTCTTCCCCGCACCGGACGAATCGATTTGGCTTGCGATCGCCGATGTGTGCGGCAAGGGGGTCGGTGCGGCCACGAAGACCTCGATGATCAAGTACGCCGTCCGATCGTTTGTCGCAGCAGGGCTACCTGCGGCGAGCGTCATGACCCAGGTCAACAAGATGGTCTCGGAGGGTGGCGGACCCGCTGACATTGTTACGTTGTGGCTTGGTAGGGTCGATCTGGGGTCGCACACTCTGACGTGGGCGAGTGGCGGTCATCCGCCGGGGATGATCAGGCGCGATGATGGCAGCATCGTGCTGCTGGGCGCTACAGGACCGCTCCTGGGGGCCGTCGCGGAGGTCACATACACAGAGGACCTGGTGGAGTTCGGTGTTGGAGATTCCGTGTTGTTGTACACAGACGGCGTAACCGAGGCGCGAACAGGGAATACCTTCTTCGGCGAGCAGCGGGTCCGAGAGGCACTTGCCGATGGCGGTAGTCCGGGCGACATAGTGGATCGGCTCCAGGCTGCGGTTCGCCATTTCGCCCAGAACCGGTTGAGGGACGACGTTGCAGTACTGGCCATTCGGGTTCTAGGGATCGACGATGAACTGGAATCGCAACGGTAG
- a CDS encoding anti-sigma factor antagonist (This anti-anti-sigma factor, or anti-sigma factor antagonist, belongs to a family that includes characterized members SpoIIAA, RsbV, RsfA, and RsfB.): MTSFDIENEPNTHTCIARLSGDVDTAVVPELQAKLDASMGGGCVNVVLDLSDVIYADSSALGLLVWLDHRLSPVGGRLMLAGASPDVQRVLELSGLIGVAKSIGSSSSVAQALEGLRLPEKPTRALWEHEFEMHPDVNELAGMRERVSELIAPLGFQESALFDIKVAMGEALANAVRHGSSEPDDAMIEVGVFAYEDRVMIEVRDSGDGFDGTPSPSDDLYAPGGRGIMFMRALMDRVEFTESVTGGTCVRLIKHRGHNGV, from the coding sequence ATGACATCATTCGATATCGAGAACGAGCCGAACACACACACCTGCATCGCTCGACTATCCGGCGACGTCGATACGGCGGTCGTTCCTGAGTTGCAGGCCAAACTCGACGCATCAATGGGTGGCGGATGCGTCAATGTGGTGCTGGACCTGTCAGACGTCATCTACGCCGACAGTTCTGCGCTTGGACTACTCGTCTGGCTCGACCACAGGCTGTCGCCCGTTGGCGGTCGGTTGATGCTAGCGGGGGCGAGTCCAGACGTTCAGCGTGTGCTCGAACTGTCAGGGCTTATCGGCGTCGCGAAGTCCATCGGCTCGAGTTCGAGCGTCGCCCAGGCACTCGAGGGGCTGCGATTGCCCGAGAAACCAACACGGGCGCTCTGGGAACACGAGTTCGAGATGCACCCCGATGTGAACGAGCTGGCCGGGATGCGAGAGAGAGTGAGCGAGCTGATCGCTCCACTGGGATTCCAGGAGTCGGCACTGTTCGACATCAAGGTCGCGATGGGCGAGGCGCTGGCCAATGCGGTGCGCCACGGTTCATCCGAGCCCGACGACGCGATGATAGAAGTCGGTGTCTTCGCATACGAGGATCGAGTGATGATCGAGGTCCGGGACTCGGGTGACGGATTCGACGGCACACCGTCGCCCAGTGACGACCTGTACGCACCGGGTGGCCGTGGAATCATGTTCATGCGCGCACTGATGGACCGTGTGGAGTTCACTGAGTCCGTCACGGGAGGGACCTGCGTGCGGCTCATCAAGCACCGCGGTCACAACGGCGTGTGA
- a CDS encoding cytochrome c biogenesis protein CcdA — protein MNASVSFTAAFAAGLVSFLSPCVLPLIPAYLSFMTGLSSAELSERGNRTGKVMLPALLFVAGFSLVFVGLGASASVLGQFMAEYRFALEKIGGVLVIAFGVLMLGIIKIPGLYGEARLDMSVAKRFGGAAAFVMGIAFAAGWTPCVGPILAAILGLAGQSGDVARGALLLLTYSLGLGLPFLAVALLFDRATPLLRWLNRHALTINRVAGVFLVIVGLLIVTGRLAVLATWLTKVLPTVAL, from the coding sequence TTGAACGCTTCGGTTAGTTTCACGGCCGCATTCGCTGCTGGCCTAGTCTCGTTCCTTTCACCTTGCGTTTTGCCGCTGATTCCGGCGTACCTTTCCTTCATGACGGGGTTAAGCAGCGCCGAGCTATCCGAGCGTGGCAATCGGACCGGGAAGGTGATGCTGCCAGCACTCCTGTTCGTGGCCGGGTTCTCGTTGGTCTTTGTAGGGCTGGGAGCATCCGCATCCGTACTCGGACAGTTCATGGCGGAGTATCGCTTCGCGCTGGAGAAGATAGGCGGCGTGCTCGTCATAGCCTTCGGCGTCCTCATGCTCGGCATCATCAAGATTCCCGGGCTGTACGGCGAGGCGAGGCTCGACATGTCGGTCGCCAAGCGGTTCGGGGGTGCTGCTGCCTTCGTGATGGGAATCGCCTTTGCGGCGGGTTGGACTCCGTGTGTCGGCCCCATCCTCGCAGCGATTCTTGGGCTAGCCGGTCAAAGTGGCGACGTCGCGCGCGGGGCCCTGCTGCTGCTGACGTACTCTCTCGGGCTCGGACTGCCGTTTCTTGCCGTGGCGCTGCTCTTCGACCGCGCAACGCCGCTGCTTCGCTGGCTCAATCGGCACGCGCTCACAATCAACCGCGTTGCAGGCGTCTTCCTCGTGATCGTTGGCCTGCTCATCGTCACGGGTCGCCTCGCTGTCCTTGCCACGTGGCTCACGAAGGTGCTGCCTACCGTCGCCCTGTGA